One genomic window of Quercus lobata isolate SW786 chromosome 9, ValleyOak3.0 Primary Assembly, whole genome shotgun sequence includes the following:
- the LOC115959551 gene encoding golgin IMH1 isoform X1, producing the protein MFKSWSRKKKVKVVFKLEFQATQVPKLKKSTLMISLVPEDVGKPTVRLEKAAILDGTCTWENPIYETVKLIRESKTGKLNEKIYHFIVSTGSSKSGYLGEASIDFADFEAETKPLTVSLPLKFANSGAVLHVTIQKMEEDTDQKDGEEYGAQLLTHDESMNSQPSNCSADDNFYNFAEDMNLKEATSQIAEQNGIFRAPTGSNAALASCWDINSIQSTQEDLGFRSSVHQEPTSFRTHNRQNSMPKGTFDAITTKKNAHRRSNTDWSVDSASDASLVDSINSLEDNLPREKLQEASEDSLEKLKNEIATLKRQADLSEMEIQSLRKQNVKEKKQGENLSRQIISLKEEKNALKIECEQLKSQQKCIDDAEATNKLQSEIKNTRVQLEATRQELNYEKKISNDLQLQLQKTQDLNSELIHAVRDLEEMLEIKNKELATEYNDAKEVDLLKQNISDLNGEIEFYRKHKEELDMHTKQLTSDYEFLKQENHDISLKLEESQIQQQMTQNECSASLATIKELESHVEILEEKIKMQAEEFSESLISINELEAQVKGLEKELEKQALGFEEDLNAMAIAKTKQEQRAIRSEEALRKTRWNNAATVERVQEEFRSLSVEMASKLDENEKQAMEALTEANELRLQKRTLEEMLQKANEELGLIKDQNEVKQQELLNQIHLNEKQIEKMSLELHQKSKQLEYVQNQETEHHEAFSMEMQMLRAEVERLTKEKYEFSKQAETGQIKTSVGEKEMLVHIWNKERDALEKKLASAEKEAEKIHEEFIKIKSLKDEKETINKELLSEVEKLRACHDELKHGFSREELEKENLRKQIFQLEHQLKKKEEEITSIEKKLMNCNGQSKESKKVKEYLMLSKMGTTDGTLIQKGVGEAPCERRIETHSKKDLEVSTKNECNNTNLLSEVTLLKERNTCMERELKEMEERYSEISLKFAEVEGERQQLVMTVRNLKNGKKN; encoded by the exons atgttcaagtcATGGAGCAGGAAGAAGAAGGTCAAAGTTGTATTCAAATTGGAGTTTCAGGCCACTCAG GTGCCAAAACTGAAAAAATCAACATTGATGATATCTTTGGTGCCAGAGGATGTTGGAAAGCCAACAGTGAGACTAGAGAAAGCTGCAATTCTGGATGGAACCTGCACATGGGAGAATCCTATCTATGAGACAGTGAAACTCATTAGGGAATCAAAAACAGGAAAACTCAATGAGAAAATTTACCACTTCATTGTTTCAACT GGATCATCAAAATCTGGTTATCTTGGAGAAGCTTCAATTGATTTTGCAGATTTTGAGGCAGAGACTAAACCATTAACTGTTTCTCTGCCTCTTAAGTTTGCAAACTCTGGCGCAGTTCTGCAT gTGACAATTCAGAAGATGGAGGAAGATACTGATCAAAA AGATGGTGAAGAGTATGGAGCTCAATTACTTACACATGATGAAAGCATGAATAGTCAACCAAGCAATTGCAGTGCAGATGATAACTTTTACAATTTTGCTGAA GATATGAATCTGAAAGAAGCCACATCTCAGATTGCTGAACAAAATGGCATCTTTAGAGCACCTACAGGCTCTAATGCTGCATTAGCATCATGTTGGGATATCAACTCTATACAAAGTACACAAGAAGATCTTGGATTCAGAAGTAGCGTCCATCAGGAACCCACCAGCTTCCGCACACATAACAGACAAAACTCCATGCCTAAGGGAACATTTGATGCCATCACCACAAAAAAGAATGCGCATCGGAGATCAAACACAGATTGGTCAGTGGATTCAGCTTCGGATGCAAGTTTAGTTGACTCAATAAACAGCCTGGAGGACAATCTTCCAAGAGAAAAGTTACAAGAGGCATCAGAAGATTCCctcgaaaaactcaaaaatgaaATTGCTACTCTAAAGAGACAAGCAGATTTATCGGAAATGGAAATACAGTCCCTTCGGAAACAAAATGTGAAGGAGAAGAAACAGGGAGAAAATCTATCAAGACAAATCATTAGCCTTAAAGAGGAGAAAAATGCACTCAAAATAGAATGTGAACAACTCAAGTCACAGCAGAAATGCATTGATGATGCAGAAGCTACAAACAAATTGCAGTCTGAGATTAAGAATACAAGGGTTCAGTTAGAAGCAACAAGGCAAGAGCTtaattatgaaaagaaaataagtaatGATCTTCAGTTACAGCTGCAGAAAACACAAGACTTGAACTCAGAGTTAATTCATGCAGTGAGAGACCTTGAAGAAATGCTGGAGATAAAAAATAAGGAACTGGCTACAGAGTACAATGATGCCAAGGAAGTAGACTTGTTGAAGCAGAACATCAGCGACCTGAATGGTGAAATAGAATTTTACAGGAAACACAAGGAAGAGCTAGATATGCATACAAAACAGCTCACCTCGGACTATGAGTTTTTAAAGCAGGAAAACCATGATATCTCATTAAAGTTAGAGGAAAGCCAAATACAACAACAGATGACACAAAACGAATGCTCAGCTTCTTTGGCTACTATAAAAGAACTTGAATCCCATGTAGAgatattagaagaaaaaatcaaGATGCAGGCAGAAGAATTCTCAGAATCTTTGATCTCCATCAATGAACTTGAAGCTCAAGTTAAGGGATTAGAGAAAGAACTGGAAAAGCAGGCACTGGGATTTGAAGAAGATCTAAATGCCATGGCAATTGCCAAGACTAAGCAGGAACAGAGAGCCATCCGGTCAGAGGAGGCCTTGAGGAAGACAAGGTGGAATAATGCTGCTACAGTTGAGCGTGTCCAGGAGGAGTTTAGAAGTCTCTCTGTGGAAATGGCATCTAAACTTGATGAGAATGAGAAGCAGGCCATGGAAGCACTGACAGAAGCTAATGAACTGCGCCTGCAGAAAAGAACTCTAGAAGAAATGCTCCAGAAAGCCAACGAAGAGCTTGGATTGATTAAAGATCAGAATGAAGTAAAACAGCAAGAGCTTTTGAACCAAATACATTTAAATGAAAAGCAAATAGAGAAGATGTCATTGGAGCTACACCAAAAGTCCAAGCAACTTGAATATGTACAAAATCAGGAGACAGAACATCATGAGGCTTTCTCGATGGAGATGCAAATGCTTAGAGCAGAGGTAGAAAGGCTCACAAAAGAGAAGTATGAGTTCTCTAAGCAGGCAGAAACCGGACAAATTAAGACATCAGTTGGTGAAAAAGAGATGCTCGTGCATATATGGAACAAAGAAAGGGATGCTTTGGAGAAAAAATTAGCTTCAGCAGAGAAGGAAGCAGAAAAAATACATgaagaatttattaaaattaagtcCTTAAAAGATGAGAAGGAAACAATAAATAAAGAGCTTCTGTCAGAAGTGGAAAAACTTAGAGCCTGCCATGATGAGTTAAAACATGGATTTTCTAGGGAAGAATTGGAGAAAGAAAATTTAAGGAAACAGATATTTCAACTAGAGCATCAactaaagaagaaggaagaagaaatcACCAGTATTGAGAAAAAGCTCATGAATTGCAATGGGCAGtctaaagaaagcaaaaaggtCAAGGAGTACCTAATGCTTTCTAAAATGGGCACTACAGATGGCACGTTAATCCAGAAAGGAGTTGGCGAAGCACCATGTGAAAG gAGAATAGAAACTCACTCAAAGAAAGATCTTGAAGTCTCTACCAAGAATGAGTGTAACAATACCAACTTGTTATCTGAAGTGACATTACTAAAGGAAAGGAACACATGTATGGAAAGAGAACTGaaagaaatggaagagagaTATTCGGAGATAAGTCTCAAATTCGCAGAGGTAGAAGGTGAAAGGCAACAGCTAGTAATGACTGTACGGAACCTCAAGAATGGTAAGAAGAATTAG
- the LOC115959551 gene encoding golgin subfamily A member 4 isoform X2, whose protein sequence is MNLKEATSQIAEQNGIFRAPTGSNAALASCWDINSIQSTQEDLGFRSSVHQEPTSFRTHNRQNSMPKGTFDAITTKKNAHRRSNTDWSVDSASDASLVDSINSLEDNLPREKLQEASEDSLEKLKNEIATLKRQADLSEMEIQSLRKQNVKEKKQGENLSRQIISLKEEKNALKIECEQLKSQQKCIDDAEATNKLQSEIKNTRVQLEATRQELNYEKKISNDLQLQLQKTQDLNSELIHAVRDLEEMLEIKNKELATEYNDAKEVDLLKQNISDLNGEIEFYRKHKEELDMHTKQLTSDYEFLKQENHDISLKLEESQIQQQMTQNECSASLATIKELESHVEILEEKIKMQAEEFSESLISINELEAQVKGLEKELEKQALGFEEDLNAMAIAKTKQEQRAIRSEEALRKTRWNNAATVERVQEEFRSLSVEMASKLDENEKQAMEALTEANELRLQKRTLEEMLQKANEELGLIKDQNEVKQQELLNQIHLNEKQIEKMSLELHQKSKQLEYVQNQETEHHEAFSMEMQMLRAEVERLTKEKYEFSKQAETGQIKTSVGEKEMLVHIWNKERDALEKKLASAEKEAEKIHEEFIKIKSLKDEKETINKELLSEVEKLRACHDELKHGFSREELEKENLRKQIFQLEHQLKKKEEEITSIEKKLMNCNGQSKESKKVKEYLMLSKMGTTDGTLIQKGVGEAPCERRIETHSKKDLEVSTKNECNNTNLLSEVTLLKERNTCMERELKEMEERYSEISLKFAEVEGERQQLVMTVRNLKNGKKN, encoded by the exons ATGAATCTGAAAGAAGCCACATCTCAGATTGCTGAACAAAATGGCATCTTTAGAGCACCTACAGGCTCTAATGCTGCATTAGCATCATGTTGGGATATCAACTCTATACAAAGTACACAAGAAGATCTTGGATTCAGAAGTAGCGTCCATCAGGAACCCACCAGCTTCCGCACACATAACAGACAAAACTCCATGCCTAAGGGAACATTTGATGCCATCACCACAAAAAAGAATGCGCATCGGAGATCAAACACAGATTGGTCAGTGGATTCAGCTTCGGATGCAAGTTTAGTTGACTCAATAAACAGCCTGGAGGACAATCTTCCAAGAGAAAAGTTACAAGAGGCATCAGAAGATTCCctcgaaaaactcaaaaatgaaATTGCTACTCTAAAGAGACAAGCAGATTTATCGGAAATGGAAATACAGTCCCTTCGGAAACAAAATGTGAAGGAGAAGAAACAGGGAGAAAATCTATCAAGACAAATCATTAGCCTTAAAGAGGAGAAAAATGCACTCAAAATAGAATGTGAACAACTCAAGTCACAGCAGAAATGCATTGATGATGCAGAAGCTACAAACAAATTGCAGTCTGAGATTAAGAATACAAGGGTTCAGTTAGAAGCAACAAGGCAAGAGCTtaattatgaaaagaaaataagtaatGATCTTCAGTTACAGCTGCAGAAAACACAAGACTTGAACTCAGAGTTAATTCATGCAGTGAGAGACCTTGAAGAAATGCTGGAGATAAAAAATAAGGAACTGGCTACAGAGTACAATGATGCCAAGGAAGTAGACTTGTTGAAGCAGAACATCAGCGACCTGAATGGTGAAATAGAATTTTACAGGAAACACAAGGAAGAGCTAGATATGCATACAAAACAGCTCACCTCGGACTATGAGTTTTTAAAGCAGGAAAACCATGATATCTCATTAAAGTTAGAGGAAAGCCAAATACAACAACAGATGACACAAAACGAATGCTCAGCTTCTTTGGCTACTATAAAAGAACTTGAATCCCATGTAGAgatattagaagaaaaaatcaaGATGCAGGCAGAAGAATTCTCAGAATCTTTGATCTCCATCAATGAACTTGAAGCTCAAGTTAAGGGATTAGAGAAAGAACTGGAAAAGCAGGCACTGGGATTTGAAGAAGATCTAAATGCCATGGCAATTGCCAAGACTAAGCAGGAACAGAGAGCCATCCGGTCAGAGGAGGCCTTGAGGAAGACAAGGTGGAATAATGCTGCTACAGTTGAGCGTGTCCAGGAGGAGTTTAGAAGTCTCTCTGTGGAAATGGCATCTAAACTTGATGAGAATGAGAAGCAGGCCATGGAAGCACTGACAGAAGCTAATGAACTGCGCCTGCAGAAAAGAACTCTAGAAGAAATGCTCCAGAAAGCCAACGAAGAGCTTGGATTGATTAAAGATCAGAATGAAGTAAAACAGCAAGAGCTTTTGAACCAAATACATTTAAATGAAAAGCAAATAGAGAAGATGTCATTGGAGCTACACCAAAAGTCCAAGCAACTTGAATATGTACAAAATCAGGAGACAGAACATCATGAGGCTTTCTCGATGGAGATGCAAATGCTTAGAGCAGAGGTAGAAAGGCTCACAAAAGAGAAGTATGAGTTCTCTAAGCAGGCAGAAACCGGACAAATTAAGACATCAGTTGGTGAAAAAGAGATGCTCGTGCATATATGGAACAAAGAAAGGGATGCTTTGGAGAAAAAATTAGCTTCAGCAGAGAAGGAAGCAGAAAAAATACATgaagaatttattaaaattaagtcCTTAAAAGATGAGAAGGAAACAATAAATAAAGAGCTTCTGTCAGAAGTGGAAAAACTTAGAGCCTGCCATGATGAGTTAAAACATGGATTTTCTAGGGAAGAATTGGAGAAAGAAAATTTAAGGAAACAGATATTTCAACTAGAGCATCAactaaagaagaaggaagaagaaatcACCAGTATTGAGAAAAAGCTCATGAATTGCAATGGGCAGtctaaagaaagcaaaaaggtCAAGGAGTACCTAATGCTTTCTAAAATGGGCACTACAGATGGCACGTTAATCCAGAAAGGAGTTGGCGAAGCACCATGTGAAAG gAGAATAGAAACTCACTCAAAGAAAGATCTTGAAGTCTCTACCAAGAATGAGTGTAACAATACCAACTTGTTATCTGAAGTGACATTACTAAAGGAAAGGAACACATGTATGGAAAGAGAACTGaaagaaatggaagagagaTATTCGGAGATAAGTCTCAAATTCGCAGAGGTAGAAGGTGAAAGGCAACAGCTAGTAATGACTGTACGGAACCTCAAGAATGGTAAGAAGAATTAG